A region of the Vicia villosa cultivar HV-30 ecotype Madison, WI unplaced genomic scaffold, Vvil1.0 ctg.000666F_1_1, whole genome shotgun sequence genome:
TACTTTAGACCACTTTCTGTAATTGGTTGCATTTATAGGCTTATACAGATGATCGCGTCAGCCATCTTGGACACACATTCAACTTTTATTCTGGGCAGCCaaattattgatgatattttaatagaAAATGAATTTGTAGACGAACTCAAACGCAAGAAAAAAGAAGTGATTATGTTTAAGGTAGTCTTCGAAAAGGCTTACAACACAGTGGACATAATTTCCTAGACGGGATTCCACGAGAAATTGATGAGAAGAATTTAGAATGTTTGAAAACATCAACTATTTTAGTGCGGGTGAATGGCAACCCCATAAAGGAGTTAAATATGATCAGAAAGTCTAAGGTTGAAGACCACTTGTTCCCCTTCTTTTTTCCTACTTATAGTATATGCTAATTATGAGTGATAAAAGTGGGGGAACATCAAGACCATAAAGTCAAATCTAATTCTATTTCAGATGATGTTGGTTTGCTTGCATTTGAAGCAGTTGGAATAGAAGACAATTATTCAATAATAAGAATGTTTTAGTGAAGCAAAATTAATAAAGAGGAATCCGTGAAATAGGCTCAATAACAAGTCTAAGCAGTTACTCTGATGTGTGCTCAAAGGTATTTGTCTCCTAAAATACATCACCTTTGCcatttaattaaagttaaaatcCAGTACTGAAAAAGAAAAGCAGAAAAAAAAAAGCTTGTAACATTGATGAGCTCTTTTAGCTGGAACTGGAAATGTCATGATTGTCCGCAATGCAAAGAGTTTCTTAGTTACCGATGTTTTCTTGATCGCCACGTAAACATACCTCCAcatctaaaaaataaaaagagagttTTACAAATCACTTTTATCAATCAATATTAcgcaataataataaattatatgaatttaaagttaaaatttgtgAAAATAATCAAGGATACGCTAAAAATGTAAAATCTAAATATTCATAATACTTGTATAATACAAGTAATATATACGTACAACCTGCAAGACATGTGATTACATCCACCCCTTTTCTGGACATACATAGAACATCCTGGACATTTCTGCCAATTTTTTGTTTTAGCCAACTCTAAAAATTTCTCATCCAATTGTTTTTCTTCTTGAACCGGCTTCGAGTTCTGATATTCCCGACATTCCCGGCAATTCATATCAGCGTGCCATGGAACATTACATTGTGCACAGAATAGTCTATGACAAGAAGGACATTCGCAACTTGTAACAACTTCGACACCGTCATTCACCATCATAAGAGAACAATTCTTATAAGGACAGTAAATCTTTTGCTTCGAAGAAATCGAAGACTCGCAAATTGCAGATTCCCATTCAACAATGAGGTCTTTACGTAAAATAGATTGAAATTGTTCTGGTTTCAGTTCCACGGAACATTCTGGATCCGGACAACTGAGTTTTACCACTTTTTGTTTTCGTTGAAGTTTAACATACTTGGATATGCATTTAGTACAAAAGGGGTGATTGCATGAAGTGTTTGTGAAGATTTTATAGTCTTTTACAGAATCAAAACATATACCGCATATGCTTTTTGAGGATTGAGAGGTGGttgctttctttctcttttcaccaTGGCTGTCTTCTGAAAGAGACTTTCTCTTTCTTGAAAGAGAAGTAGAAGAATGATGAGACATGAGAGGAGTGCGTTAGGGTTTCATCAAACTATACTATCAatatgttttaaaacaaaacaaataaggaGTTTATAACTTTGATCGTGCTTAGGGTTATTTGTGGACAGTTACGAGAATCAAGGAGTAAGATACATACATTAGTTAGGTTGAGATTTAAAATTAAACTAGTAAtaaacccgtgcattcgcacgggttctCGTACAGGATGCGGATTTGTTGCAgatgtacatttttttaatagaaaaatgtctgatacccgtgaaaaaataataattaaatgtatagaaaaatgtcttgtacccgtgaaaaaataataattaaatgtatagaaaaatgtctgatacctgtgaaaaaataataattaaatatatagaaaaatgtctggtacccgtgaaaaaataataattaaatgtataaaaaaatatctggtatctgtaaaaataataattgaatgtatagaaaaatatttggtacccgtgaaaaaatatgAAACTAATTTGACACATAATTACATTTGACACATAATTAGACTAATAACATTTATTTTAGAAACTAATTTActtgtaaattaaaaatatataaaattttattaaaaaatatattattaagatATAAGTAACCTATTTTTTGATaaatattatgaaattaaaagttaaactattttttcaataatataacttcaaaatattttccaaaaatatatgttaaatattaaaaatcataatttcaTGTACATTAATTtggtaattataatataataatatcgattttcaaatttcaaacatcTATATAAGTATgcgtaataaattataataat
Encoded here:
- the LOC131630290 gene encoding uncharacterized protein LOC131630290, whose amino-acid sequence is MSHHSSTSLSRKRKSLSEDSHGEKRKKATTSQSSKSICGICFDSVKDYKIFTNTSCNHPFCTKCISKYVKLQRKQKVVKLSCPDPECSVELKPEQFQSILRKDLIVEWESAICESSISSKQKIYCPYKNCSLMMVNDGVEVVTSCECPSCHRLFCAQCNVPWHADMNCRECREYQNSKPVQEEKQLDEKFLELAKTKNWQKCPGCSMYVQKRGGCNHMSCSTGF